The Gossypium hirsutum isolate 1008001.06 chromosome D02, Gossypium_hirsutum_v2.1, whole genome shotgun sequence region ACGATGTTATGGTCAgtttacatatattaaaacatacttatttATGTGGATACTGGttactagaaaaaaaaattaaggaatgGAAGTTTAAAAATCGCGATTATTCAATACCGAATTGAGTAGAACAAAGTTATACAACATATGAACAAACCAGGCCAAGATAATTGACTAAATCTGAAACTCGCAAACTTAAATGATGAAAAAAGGGTTTATATGTTGTCGATAATTACCATTGTTGAACAAGAAGAAATACCCCAAGGATCTGTCACGTCGTCCATTATTTCATAATCTTCTTCATCGTCACTTTGTTCTTGAAGAACATTGGTTTCATCTGATGTTCGAATCCGTTCCAGTTCCATTGCGACTTGTTTCATTGTCGGTCTTTTGTTTCTGTTGATGTTCAAGCATCTTTTTGCCAGCCATGAAACTGCTATAACCTCTTCTCTTGGACCTTCATTCATTACTTGTGGATCGAATATATCAAATAAAGAATTCTCCTTCATTGAATGCAAGAAAAATGTTACTAAGCTTCCTCTTTGTTCTCCCGATTGACTCGAAGAGATGGGCTTTTGTCCTGTTAAAAGTTCAACAAGAACAACTCCAAAACTGTATACATCGCTCTTCTCTGTGTATTGATTTGATCGGAAGTATTCGGGATCCAAGTATCCCAAAGTTCCATGAACTCGAGTGGTCACATGAGTTTGCTCGATTGCAACTGATCTCGAAATTCCGAAATCCGATACTTTTGCTCTGTATTTATCGTCCAAAAGTATGTTGCTAGATTTGATGTCTCGATGATAAATCGGGACAGAAGCAGCTGAATGCAAGTAAAACAAAGCATTCGCGATTTCAGTTGAGATTCGTAATCGCATTTCCCATGTCAATGGGAACTCTTCGTTTGGCTTGTGTATGAGATCAGATAGTGTTCCATTTGGGATGAACTCGTACACCAACAAAGGAACATTTGTCTCTAAGCAACAACCTAACAGTTTAACCACGTTTCTATGGTTAATTTGTGATAAAATTATCACCTCATTGATGAATTGTTCAAGCTTCATTTCTTCTAATACCTTCTTTTCCACCAACTTGGACCTTTTAATTGCCACAATGCTTCCATCCGTCAACATTCCTTTATAAAAAATTCCTTGACCGCCTCGACCGAGAATTCGATTCTCATTGTAGTAATCTGTTGCCTTTTCCAACTCCTTTGAAGCAAACAACTTTATTTTCTCAACATTACCTTCGTTGCTGGACAATTGCTGTTGCAACAGTAATCCTCCATTCCTCTTGAAGTATTTCTGCTTCAACTTGATATCGTTTCTTCTTTCGAGTGCTTTGAACAAACGCCATATACAGAGCAAAGCAAATATAGTCCCAATACTAGTGCTGCAACCTATAGATAGGCACAAGATCTAATAAATGCATCAACCAAATTTGGAAATCAATATTCAATATGTTCAGTACTCACCTATAATGATTATCAAATTCCGGGTCCTTCCGGGCAATGGTGATGAATTAGTTTTTATGAGCTTGCACCTATATTCCTCATCTGAGTATTTATATCCTTCGGGGCATGTTAATGAACAATAGTTGCCAGGAGCATTCAAACAAAGCATATTACAATACCTACGCTTAGAATTCTCGCATTTGCCTGGTTCTATCAATatttcaagaaataaataaaataacgtTATTTCCATATAAAATTATGTCATGTAAGAATTCTAGAGCAAATATATTATTCTTAAAATACCTTCGCAAACGTCAACTGAATATGCGCTGGCATAGTCGCTGTCGCTGCAAACGCATAAAAGTTCACGGCTCAACCATGACCAACAATAATGTCCTTCCGAGTTACAAAAGGTCTTTTTACCATCTTTCAACTTGCAAGGCGCAGGCAATGGTTTGCCCCATTGTAGGGATGTAGCGACATGCCCTTTGGTGTGTGGGACTGTTAATAATCCATCATTATCCAACGAATCCATATCGAACACAAAAGCCGATCTGCATGATCGGTTGCCATCGTAACTACGATACTTCTTTGTCAAGCTTGCGGCAAAGGTGTCAAGACGTGGTGGAATTGACGTGATGCACATATCATTGGTACTTAAATTAGCATTGCTGTTGCAACTGGGTTGCAAGCAACCACCAATAGGATCATCGGTTTGATTGTGATATATGGTAGCGAAATTGCCACATCCTACCGACCCAAATCGGTTGAAGATATCTGAGAAGTAGAAAGGCGTGTTTGTTAGGTTGACACTAACTCCTTTTTTATGGTCGTTTTGATGATTATTGCAGTtagaataagttattgaattgtTGATGATGACTCTTCCTTCGGAAAATTTAACATCGACCAATGTCAGATTGATGCTACTAATGAAAGGCTTTGATCCATCAATGGTTTCTTCACAACTTACTCTGAACGCATCGTTCATGTAACACCTGTCTTCTATTCCAAACGGGTATAAGATATCAATATTCCCACATTTTTCTGCACAATCAGACTTCCGAAGAGGAACTGAAGAACAAGTAAAATAGTCATGTTTATTGATTTCATTTCATAAAACGAGCTAAAAAATTTGAAAGATCATAGTTATAAGTGAGTAATGACCTTTCAATTTGGGATCGAAGGTTTTCCACTCCAGAATTGCAGGAACATGCGTCGAACTGATGTTTATGTCACGAGGAAATGAGAAATGTCCGAAATTGCCAACGGAGAACATAAAAGCAGATGTGCAGGCATTCCTGCCGTTGCTTTCATTAGTAAATGGGATCATTTTTGCAGTATAAGAAGTTAAATTTTCAGAAACTGTGGCATAACAGCCCTGAAATTCAGTCCCGTCGCCACATCTCGGTTGCAGGCAGCCACCGATGGGGTCAGTTCTATTACTAGAAACGGTGGCCGAATGACCGCAACCTATTGAACCGAACAAGTTATTTCCTGAGAAGAAAAACGGACTGTCTGTTAAGTCCACATCGCCGCTTCCGTTGTCACCTTTACTCGGACAATTGGAATAAGTAACCGGGTTGTTGACGATCACGTCTCGTGACGTAAACGAACCGAGTATCTCCATACCGATACGGCTGATGTAAGGCTTTTCTCCATTTTTGCAGGTTACTCGGAACGAGGGATCGCTATAGCATTCGGATTTTATTCCGAATGGGAAAGGAATAGTAACATTCCCACATGTTTCATCACACTTGCCTTCTTCTTCTTGCAGTGATGGCCATACCAGTAGGGTGAAGTAAAACAACAACCGAAGAACACCGATTGTTTCTTGATTTCTTTGGGACTTAATGACAATTTATGTGGCCATGGAAAACGTCCATAAATAGCCAAGCGAGAATGCCAAGTTTCATGGAAGAATAGTTATCTTCTTTTTGACATTAAGGCACTGATCATTCTTTGTAGTAAGAAAGGAATCCATTAAAGCAGGAAAGGGTGTAGCACATGGTGCTTTTTTTAAGTACTACATAATGTACTGTACACCATTATTGACTTAGCCTACAAAGCAaaactattaaactattaaaactttatataaagttaacatttgttttatttttaaagtattactTTAATTGATTGTTGTGGACATGCTTCTGAAGGTAGGGAGGGCATAAACGTGAACAGAAGAGAAAATGCATTTACCAATTTCAACGCatttgagaaaaaagaagaaaagatgatatttGGACCCACAGTTAATAAAGGCGAAATAAGAAAATGATGTTAAGTAATCTCTT contains the following coding sequences:
- the LOC107934827 gene encoding wall-associated receptor kinase-like 8 — protein: MEILGSFTSRDVIVNNPVTYSNCPSKGDNGSGDVDLTDSPFFFSGNNLFGSIGCGHSATVSSNRTDPIGGCLQPRCGDGTEFQGCYATVSENLTSYTAKMIPFTNESNGRNACTSAFMFSVGNFGHFSFPRDINISSTHVPAILEWKTFDPKLKVPLRKSDCAEKCGNIDILYPFGIEDRCYMNDAFRVSCEETIDGSKPFISSINLTLVDVKFSEGRVIINNSITYSNCNNHQNDHKKGVSVNLTNTPFYFSDIFNRFGSVGCGNFATIYHNQTDDPIGGCLQPSCNSNANLSTNDMCITSIPPRLDTFAASLTKKYRSYDGNRSCRSAFVFDMDSLDNDGLLTVPHTKGHVATSLQWGKPLPAPCKLKDGKKTFCNSEGHYCWSWLSRELLCVCSDSDYASAYSVDVCEEPGKCENSKRRYCNMLCLNAPGNYCSLTCPEGYKYSDEEYRCKLIKTNSSPLPGRTRNLIIIIGCSTSIGTIFALLCIWRLFKALERRNDIKLKQKYFKRNGGLLLQQQLSSNEGNVEKIKLFASKELEKATDYYNENRILGRGGQGIFYKGMLTDGSIVAIKRSKLVEKKVLEEMKLEQFINEVIILSQINHRNVVKLLGCCLETNVPLLVYEFIPNGTLSDLIHKPNEEFPLTWEMRLRISTEIANALFYLHSAASVPIYHRDIKSSNILLDDKYRAKVSDFGISRSVAIEQTHVTTRVHGTLGYLDPEYFRSNQYTEKSDVYSFGVVLVELLTGQKPISSSQSGEQRGSLVTFFLHSMKENSLFDIFDPQVMNEGPREEVIAVSWLAKRCLNINRNKRPTMKQVAMELERIRTSDETNVLQEQSDDEEDYEIMDDVTDPWGISSCSTMVIIDNI